CGATCCGGGAACCGGCGTCGCGGGACTGTCCCGGAACCGCAGCGCCGCCAGCTGTCCGCCATCCTGTGTCGGGTTGCTGTCGATCTGCACATCGGTGCTGGCCACGAGGAACAGGCCCTCACCGGTCGTCACCAGGAAACGGTCGGCGGCCTCGGCCATCGGCACGAAACGCTTTTCGCCGATCAGGCGATTGCCCCCTTCGACCTGCACGCCCCCTATCGGGTCCAGCCCATCGGTGGCAGAGGCCCATGCGGGCAGGACGATCTCGTCCCCTGTCAGCACCGATGCCGGAGTCGCCGCGCCCATCATGTCGATGGCAAGCTGCGCCTCGATGAAAGGTTCGGGCAGCAGGGCCGCGCCAGCCTCGCAGGCGAGTGCGGCATATTCCAGCGCGCCCAGCCCCGCGCCGCCCGCGTCCTCGGGTAATCGCAGGCCGAGCCAGCCCATCTCCGCGATCTGCGACCAATTGGCACGGTCGATCCCCGGCTGCGTGAAGCGCAGACCCCGCAACCGCGAGAACTCGCCCTTCCGGGGGGCGATCCCCGCCGCGCTGTCGATCAGCATGCGGATCTGGTCCTGCCGCTCTTCATCCTCGATCTGTGCCGCAAGACTCATCAGGACATCTCCTCAGTTATCGAATGCGCAGCGGCCATTGCCGATGGCGATCACGTCGCGTTCGACCACGCGGGTCCGGAAAGAACCGTCTTTCCAGATCTCGGTCCGCAATGTCTCGCCCGGTGTCACAGTCGCGGTAAAGCGCGCGTCCAACCCCCGAAACCGCGCCGGATCATTGCCGCATAGACCCTGCAAAAGCGCCTTGGCCGCCACGCCGAGCGAACAAAGCCCGTGCAGGATCGGTCGCTGGAATCCGGCACGCGCAGCGATATCGGGATCGAGATGCAGCCGGTTGTCATCGCCGTTCCAGCGATACCAGAGCGCCTGCTCGGACCGGGTCGGGCTGTCGATCACGATATCCGGTGCGGTTTCGGGCATGTGGTGGGTGGGTTTGGCCGGGCTGTTCGGGCCGCCGAAACCGCCATCGCCGCGCAGGAAGGTGGTGCTGGTCGTGGTCGCCAGAAGCTTTCCGGTCGCCGCATCGCGCAACTCCTTTT
This region of Paracoccus saliphilus genomic DNA includes:
- a CDS encoding acyl-CoA dehydrogenase family protein encodes the protein MSLAAQIEDEERQDQIRMLIDSAAGIAPRKGEFSRLRGLRFTQPGIDRANWSQIAEMGWLGLRLPEDAGGAGLGALEYAALACEAGAALLPEPFIEAQLAIDMMGAATPASVLTGDEIVLPAWASATDGLDPIGGVQVEGGNRLIGEKRFVPMAEAADRFLVTTGEGLFLVASTDVQIDSNPTQDGGQLAALRFRDSPATPVPGSPGAALEAAALAVSAYLLGAMERSFEITLDYLKTRRQFGRPIGSFQVLQHRAVDLKLQIEITRAVLRDACAAMDDGRNVAAAVSRLKARAGDAAMLVTRQAIQLHGAIGYTDEADIGLFLRKALTIGNRYGSPGWHRARHAELTGED
- a CDS encoding MaoC/PaaZ C-terminal domain-containing protein: MPIDPQHLLNFDIPEIRQDYGPRDCAFYALSIGLGQDPMDREQLRFAGGLPEITPFPTMPLVLGHPGFWLADPRTGVDAVKVVHGEQGITIHEPLAPSGSVTGKTRVTGLIDKGEGRGALMYSEKELRDAATGKLLATTTSTTFLRGDGGFGGPNSPAKPTHHMPETAPDIVIDSPTRSEQALWYRWNGDDNRLHLDPDIAARAGFQRPILHGLCSLGVAAKALLQGLCGNDPARFRGLDARFTATVTPGETLRTEIWKDGSFRTRVVERDVIAIGNGRCAFDN